CATTTGCCAATGTATATGTTTTTAAATATATTTTGAGGGGGTTTTGCGAAGTGAAGAACAAAAAAATCTTCAGCGTTTTTTTCCGAGAAAAGCCGGCAATGATGCTGGTCACCCTTCTCAATAACAACGGGGATGTCTACGCATCTTCCCTCGCGAAAGTTGTTGACTGTACATATTCACACGTTGTTAAGATTTTGCAGGAGATGCAAAAGGCAGGGTTGGTTTCTTTCAATAAGCGCGGCAGGTTGAAAGTTTTGACGCTGACAAAGAAAGGCGAGGACGTCGCCAAGCATATCGACACCATTCGTAATGCTATTTAGTTGGCAAGGGCGAAGCGCGATTTCTTTCAGACTTTTAGATTGTTCTGAACGGCTTTGAGTTCTTCGCTCTTTATGCGTCTTCTTGTTTGGAGAATTGTTTAATGGTGACCATTCCTTTTGTTGCAGTGAGCTCGTATTCTTCGTCTTCA
The sequence above is drawn from the Candidatus Woesearchaeota archaeon genome and encodes:
- a CDS encoding MarR family transcriptional regulator is translated as FANVYVFKYILRGFCEVKNKKIFSVFFREKPAMMLVTLLNNNGDVYASSLAKVVDCTYSHVVKILQEMQKAGLVSFNKRGRLKVLTLTKKGEDVAKHIDTIRNAI